A single region of the Streptomyces virginiae genome encodes:
- a CDS encoding methionine ABC transporter permease, which translates to MKADWSTFWPKVLDATGETVYMVLITLALSTAGGLAVGLTLYATRKGGVLPNRVAHAVLGSLINIIRPVPFIIAIVALAPVTREVVGTMIGTNAAIFPMTVVATFGVARIVESNLLSVEPGVIEAARSMGASPLRILLTVLVPEALGPLVLGLTFMLVALIDFSAVAGTVGGGGVGNLAMTYGYLRFDTSVMVVTVLVLIALVQSAQLLGNLVSRKVLRR; encoded by the coding sequence ATGAAGGCGGACTGGAGCACGTTCTGGCCGAAGGTCCTCGACGCCACCGGTGAGACCGTCTACATGGTGCTCATCACCCTGGCGCTGTCGACGGCCGGCGGGCTGGCGGTGGGCCTCACCCTCTACGCGACCCGCAAGGGCGGCGTTCTGCCGAACCGGGTCGCCCACGCGGTCCTGGGCTCGCTCATCAACATCATCAGGCCCGTCCCGTTCATCATCGCGATCGTCGCGCTGGCACCGGTCACGCGCGAGGTGGTCGGCACGATGATCGGCACGAACGCGGCGATCTTCCCCATGACGGTCGTCGCGACGTTCGGGGTCGCCCGCATCGTCGAGTCGAACCTGCTCTCCGTCGAACCCGGCGTGATCGAGGCCGCCCGTTCCATGGGCGCGAGCCCACTGCGGATCCTGCTCACGGTGCTGGTCCCGGAGGCCCTGGGGCCCTTGGTCCTCGGCCTGACGTTCATGCTGGTCGCACTGATCGACTTCTCGGCGGTGGCCGGCACGGTCGGTGGGGGAGGTGTCGGCAACCTGGCGATGACCTACGGCTACCTGCGCTTCGACACCTCGGTGATGGTCGTGACGGTGCTCGTCCTGATCGCCTTGGTGCAGTCGGCGCAACTGCTCGGCAACCTGGTGTCCCGCAAGGTGCTCCGCCGCTGA